Below is a window of Desulfarculaceae bacterium DNA.
GACCGGCATCGTGGCCAACGGCGGCAAGGAGATGGCCAACGGCATCGACATGGCGGCCAAGGACAAGAAGACCTTGTTGGGCCGTCCCATCAAGCTCATCGTGGAGGACACCCGGGTCAAACCGGCCGTGGCGGTATCCAAGGCCGAAAAGCTGGTCTACCAGGACAAGTCCGTGGCCCTGATCGGCGTGTTCAGCTCCGGCGTGGGCCTGGCCCTGGCCAAGAACATCGACAAGCTCAACGTGCCCTTTGTCTCCACCCACGTGATGACCACCAAGTTCTACGGCCTCAACCCCCTGGTGTTCCGCTCCGGGCAGCTGGCCAACGACCAGACCGCGGTGGGCAACGTGGAGGGCATCCTGGCCACCCCGGACCTCAAGAATCGCAAGTACTACGTGCTGGTGCATGATTATTCCTGGGGCCACGACGCGGCCAAGCGCTTTATCGCCCTGGCCAAGGCCAAGGGCGTGCAGGTGGTTAACCCGGACTTCGACAAGGCCCCCATCAAGACCAAGAACTGGTCCACCTACATCTCCAAGATCAAGGCCAGTGGCGCCAACGGCATCTACATCGCCCTGATCACCGACGTCATCCCCCGGTTCATGAAGCAGGCCACCGAGTTCGGCCTGATGAAGACCTGCCGCCTGGTTTCCGGCGCCGCTCCCGGCGCGGTGGACCTGGAGAACGCGGGCCTGGCCGGCGTGGGCATCTTCGGCGCCAGCGACTACGCCTGGGACCTGGAGAACTTCCCCGGCTACCAAGCCAAGGCCAAGGACTGGAACACCCGCTACTACAAGATGTACAAGGCCATCCCCTGCGACGCGGCCGCGCACAGCTATGTCGGGGCCATGAACCTGTTCAAGGCCATCGAGAAGGCCGGCAGCACCGATCCGCAGAAGATCGCCGCCGCCATCCGGGGCATCAGCTACGACGGCCCCTACGGCAAGGTCTACATCTGCCCCGGCGACAACTGCATGCGCAACGACGCCGTGCTGACCGAGACCGTCAAGGCCCCCAAGAATCCCTACGGGGCCACCATCTACATGAAGGTCTTGAAGGTCTTCCCGGCCAAGGAACTGGGCCCGCCCTGCAAGCAGTAGGCGAGGCGGTTTCCTGAAGGCTTAAACCGAACGGGAGGATGGGCGGGGGCCCCCGGGCCCCTTCCCCTCCTCCCTCACCACGGCCACCCCGGGGTAGGCAAGGTAATTAAGGCATGTTCGCAATCACGGTAGACATCATCCTCAACAGCCTGGTCCTGGGCGGCATCTTCGTCATCATGGGCGTCGGGCTAAACATCATCTACGGCCTGAACCGGGTGATGAACCTGGCCCACGGCGCGCTCTACGCCCTGGGGGCCTATTTCGGCTACACCGTGGTGTCCGCGGGAGGCAACTACTTCCTGGCTTTCATCGCCGCCCCCATCCTGGTGGGCGTGCTGGGCCTGATCATCGAGCGGGTGCTTATCACCCCCATGCGCAAGCGCTCCATGATCTACACCCTGATCCTCACCTACGGCCTGATGTTCGTCATCGACGGCCTGATCAAATTTTTCTGGGGGGTGGAGACCCGCTTCATCCACCTGCCCGAGTTCATGCAGGGGTCGGTGAGCCTGGGTTCGGCCTCCTATCCGGTGTTCAGACTAGTGATCCTCATCGGCATCGCGGCGGTGGTGGCCGCCCTGATGCTTTTGCTGGGGCGCACCAGGCTGGGCATCAACATGCGCGCCGCCTCCGAGATCCCCGAGATGGTCTCCGCCTGCGGCGTGAACGTGCGCGGGGTGCAGATCTCGGGCTTCGTGCTGGGCTGCATGATGGCCGGCACCGCCGGGGTCCTGGCCGGCCCGCTGTTCACCGTCTTCCCCATCATGGGCCACGACATGCTCATCAGCTCTTTCGTGGTGGTGGTCATCGGCGGTCTGGGCAGCCTGCGGGGGGCGGTGATCGCCGCCCTCATGATCGGGTTCGTGCAAACCCTGGCCGAGTTCTTCATCACCGAGATGGCCATGGTCATCGTGTACATGCTCATGGCGCTCATTCTGGTCATCAAACCGCTGGGAATCTTGGGAGAGGGTAAGTTTGAGTAACATGGAGCAAGCAGCGCCCCGCTCACTGATGATGCAGCGCCTGGGCGGCGGCAAGGCCATGTGGATCACCACCGCGGCGGCGGTGGTGATACTGGCCGTGCTGCCCTTTGTCCTGCCCAACCGTTTTTACATCCGCCTGGTCAACGAGATCATGATCTACGGTCTGTTGGCCATGAGCCTGGACGTTCTGTTGGGCTACACCGGTCTGCTGTCGTTCATGCACAACGCCTATCTGGGCCTGGGGGCCTATGCCACCGGCCTGTTCATGATCCACATCTGGCCCGAAAGCATCTGGATTTCCATGCTGGTGGGCACCGTGTTCACCATGGCCGTGGCCCTGCCCGTGGGCTGGGTGCAGGTGCGCACCGGAGGCCTGGCCTTCGCCCTGCTCACCTTGTCCTTCGGCATGATGTTCTACACCGTGGCCTGGAAGTGGTACGACCTCACCGGCGGGGACGACGGCCTCATGGGCCTGCCCCAGCCGATGATCAGCCTGTTCGGCATCGACCTGGCATCCAGCGGCAACTCCACGGCGATCTATCTGTTCACCCTGGGGGTGCTGCTCATGTGCTTCCTGTTCACCTGGCGGGTGATCCACTCCCCCCTGGGGGCGGTGTTGGAGGCCATCCGCGAGAACGAGGAGCGGGCCAGCTTCGTGGGCATCAACGTGCGGCGCTACAAGCTCATCGGCTGGATGTTGGCCTGCGGCCTGGCCGGGGTGGCCGGCAGCATCTACATCCTCTACCGGGGCTACACCGGCCCGGGGGTCATGGGCGCCTTCGAGGGGGCCGGGGTGCTGATGATGGTCCTGTTGGGCGGCATGGGCACCCTGTGGGGGCCCTTCATCGGGGCGGC
It encodes the following:
- a CDS encoding ABC transporter substrate-binding protein, whose product is MKRMLIIGASLLLALALAVPAVAADPVKIGVLVPLTGIVANGGKEMANGIDMAAKDKKTLLGRPIKLIVEDTRVKPAVAVSKAEKLVYQDKSVALIGVFSSGVGLALAKNIDKLNVPFVSTHVMTTKFYGLNPLVFRSGQLANDQTAVGNVEGILATPDLKNRKYYVLVHDYSWGHDAAKRFIALAKAKGVQVVNPDFDKAPIKTKNWSTYISKIKASGANGIYIALITDVIPRFMKQATEFGLMKTCRLVSGAAPGAVDLENAGLAGVGIFGASDYAWDLENFPGYQAKAKDWNTRYYKMYKAIPCDAAAHSYVGAMNLFKAIEKAGSTDPQKIAAAIRGISYDGPYGKVYICPGDNCMRNDAVLTETVKAPKNPYGATIYMKVLKVFPAKELGPPCKQ
- a CDS encoding branched-chain amino acid ABC transporter permease, coding for MFAITVDIILNSLVLGGIFVIMGVGLNIIYGLNRVMNLAHGALYALGAYFGYTVVSAGGNYFLAFIAAPILVGVLGLIIERVLITPMRKRSMIYTLILTYGLMFVIDGLIKFFWGVETRFIHLPEFMQGSVSLGSASYPVFRLVILIGIAAVVAALMLLLGRTRLGINMRAASEIPEMVSACGVNVRGVQISGFVLGCMMAGTAGVLAGPLFTVFPIMGHDMLISSFVVVVIGGLGSLRGAVIAALMIGFVQTLAEFFITEMAMVIVYMLMALILVIKPLGILGEGKFE
- a CDS encoding branched-chain amino acid ABC transporter permease codes for the protein MSNMEQAAPRSLMMQRLGGGKAMWITTAAAVVILAVLPFVLPNRFYIRLVNEIMIYGLLAMSLDVLLGYTGLLSFMHNAYLGLGAYATGLFMIHIWPESIWISMLVGTVFTMAVALPVGWVQVRTGGLAFALLTLSFGMMFYTVAWKWYDLTGGDDGLMGLPQPMISLFGIDLASSGNSTAIYLFTLGVLLMCFLFTWRVIHSPLGAVLEAIRENEERASFVGINVRRYKLIGWMLACGLAGVAGSIYILYRGYTGPGVMGAFEGAGVLMMVLLGGMGTLWGPFIGAALFIVLKDQLSSWTQDWEIFIGAIVILLVLFLPKGVAGLPALFQKSPGGEG